In Anaerolineales bacterium, one DNA window encodes the following:
- the smc gene encoding chromosome segregation protein SMC, translating into MPLRLKSLELQGYKTFASRTLFEFAGGITAIVGPNGSGKSNIADSLRWVLGEQSYLLLRGKKTEDMIFSGSEQRARAGMAHATITFDNTEQWLPLDFSEVAMARYAHRDGRNEYLINGQHVRLREMNELLAQAGLSERTYTILGQGLVDASLALKADDRRRLFEEAAGVGLYRARRDDALKRLDNTRRNLERVLDIMAELEPRIKSLERQAKRAIDFSRAQADMKMVLREWYGFHWHRAQRDLTDIRETVRTQEKRVHEAREAHEKAQAAYASFRERLSDLRARLNGWHRQSAELHTRRESISRELAVLEERRRALTAAQASILSDQELVMDELHLANERYDEAGQELARIQAGYEEAKTHYENAQNALQARVGERTSLEEELAAARDQIESLSRQRAENNARLDELKSRIESQTQKIEQTKHSIANAENLTEKAKAQYESAGRAREQAVLALQDAEEKVSAKRNEADSMEGARRDALERRAHEEASHSRLKAQIEVLEQSEQSLAGYAEGARYLLDAARQSKLSGARGALSAALDVPAELEVAIAAALGDTLDAVLLDADQLEEALSLLESDDAGRAALLPLDERNSMLLHKPDDENCLGVASELVRVPDEVRGAVKLMLGQTLIVRDRSTARRLVRDLPAHARAVTLRGEVFRGDGLVIAGKTASSSTLGRSRQKREFESTLSGLLARLADSNDSVERLSNQLAAAQRGLAQAEMDAREARVRLGEVQETEQQAGLEYESMARQLEWQKNQLIQLEAEASESASIQNKLNESQMEVEARSSVAQDRLKEVSARLKQVSADELQEQASYWSTRAAVAEQSVGAALAKKEERGKEITRLDVRRVELASRLQEAEGSLTQLDREKADLRGRESGLHAQIEAMRVQIEPAEKDLEMAEQEELRLQEAENNVQRIFANTERSHGQLQLEQTRKHEALDNLRQKITDDFGLVMFDYAAEVSGPVPLPLDGMVEQLPVVTELAPEIEEQLTHFRAQLRRMGPINPDAKQEYDQEKERYEFMKTQVDDLHKAEADLKQVVAELDEVTKREFVRTFDAVDKQFRETFVRLFGGGSARLALTDPENLVETGIEIEARLPGRREQGLALLSGGERSLTAIALVFALLKVSPTPVCVMDEVDAMLDEANVGRFRDLLVDLSKDTQFIIITHNRNTVQAADVIYGVTMGRDSVSQIISLRLDQVTDDMLKRG; encoded by the coding sequence ATGCCTCTTCGTCTGAAATCACTTGAACTGCAAGGATATAAAACCTTCGCTTCGCGCACGCTGTTTGAGTTCGCGGGCGGAATTACAGCCATTGTCGGTCCCAACGGTTCGGGCAAATCGAATATCGCTGATTCCCTGCGCTGGGTGTTGGGCGAGCAATCCTACCTGCTCCTGCGCGGCAAGAAGACCGAAGACATGATCTTCTCCGGTTCCGAACAGCGCGCGCGGGCAGGCATGGCGCATGCCACCATCACCTTTGACAATACCGAGCAATGGCTGCCGCTCGACTTTTCGGAAGTTGCCATGGCGCGTTACGCACATCGTGACGGGCGCAACGAGTACCTGATCAATGGACAGCACGTCCGCCTGCGTGAGATGAACGAACTGCTCGCGCAGGCAGGCTTGAGCGAGCGCACCTACACCATCCTCGGGCAGGGACTCGTGGACGCCTCGCTGGCGCTGAAAGCCGATGACCGCCGCCGCCTATTTGAAGAAGCCGCAGGCGTCGGCTTGTACCGCGCCCGCCGTGACGACGCCTTGAAACGCCTCGATAACACCAGGCGGAATCTTGAGCGCGTGCTGGATATCATGGCGGAACTCGAACCGCGCATCAAGAGCCTGGAACGCCAGGCAAAACGTGCGATCGATTTCTCCCGCGCCCAGGCCGATATGAAGATGGTCCTGCGCGAATGGTATGGATTTCATTGGCACCGCGCCCAGCGCGATCTGACCGATATCCGTGAAACGGTGCGCACGCAGGAAAAGCGCGTGCACGAGGCGCGTGAGGCTCACGAGAAGGCGCAGGCGGCATATGCATCCTTCCGCGAACGCCTGTCTGATCTGCGCGCGCGGTTAAATGGATGGCATCGCCAGTCCGCCGAACTGCATACCCGGCGTGAATCCATCAGCCGCGAACTGGCTGTGCTCGAGGAACGCCGCCGCGCACTGACCGCCGCGCAGGCTTCCATCCTTTCCGACCAGGAACTGGTCATGGATGAACTGCACCTCGCCAATGAACGCTACGACGAGGCCGGGCAGGAACTCGCCCGCATACAAGCCGGGTATGAAGAGGCAAAGACACACTATGAAAATGCGCAAAACGCCCTGCAGGCGCGCGTGGGTGAACGCACCAGCCTCGAAGAAGAACTGGCTGCCGCCAGGGACCAGATCGAATCGCTCAGCCGGCAGCGCGCCGAAAACAATGCGCGTCTGGACGAGTTGAAATCGCGCATTGAATCACAGACCCAGAAGATCGAACAAACCAAACATTCCATCGCCAATGCGGAGAATCTCACGGAAAAGGCAAAGGCGCAGTATGAATCCGCGGGCAGGGCGCGCGAGCAGGCGGTGCTTGCCCTGCAGGATGCCGAAGAAAAAGTTTCTGCCAAAAGAAATGAAGCAGATTCCATGGAAGGCGCCCGCCGGGATGCGTTGGAACGCCGCGCACATGAGGAAGCCAGTCATTCGCGCCTGAAAGCCCAGATCGAGGTGCTCGAACAATCCGAGCAATCGCTGGCGGGTTATGCGGAAGGTGCGCGTTACTTGTTGGATGCCGCCCGCCAGTCCAAACTATCCGGCGCGCGCGGAGCGCTGAGCGCCGCGCTGGATGTGCCGGCCGAGCTTGAAGTTGCCATCGCCGCCGCTCTGGGCGATACCCTCGATGCGGTGCTGCTGGATGCGGATCAACTTGAGGAGGCGTTAAGCCTGCTTGAGTCCGATGACGCGGGCCGCGCGGCGTTGCTGCCGCTGGACGAACGAAATTCCATGCTGCTACACAAGCCGGACGATGAAAACTGCCTCGGCGTGGCCTCCGAACTTGTCAGGGTGCCTGACGAGGTGCGCGGCGCAGTGAAGTTGATGCTGGGCCAGACCCTGATTGTGCGGGATCGTTCGACAGCCCGCAGGCTCGTCAGGGATCTGCCGGCTCACGCGCGCGCGGTGACCCTGCGCGGGGAGGTCTTCCGCGGCGACGGCCTGGTCATCGCCGGCAAGACCGCCTCCTCCTCGACCCTGGGCAGGTCGCGCCAAAAACGGGAATTTGAATCCACGCTGAGCGGACTGCTTGCCCGCCTTGCCGATTCCAATGATTCTGTCGAACGGTTATCCAATCAACTGGCGGCGGCGCAGCGTGGACTGGCGCAAGCCGAGATGGATGCGCGCGAAGCCCGCGTCAGGTTGGGTGAAGTTCAGGAGACCGAACAGCAGGCCGGGCTTGAGTATGAATCGATGGCGCGTCAGTTGGAGTGGCAGAAAAACCAGTTGATACAGCTGGAAGCCGAGGCGTCTGAATCTGCCTCCATCCAGAATAAATTGAATGAATCACAAATGGAAGTGGAAGCGCGTTCCTCCGTGGCGCAGGACCGCTTGAAGGAGGTCAGCGCGAGGTTGAAGCAGGTTTCCGCGGACGAATTGCAGGAACAGGCTTCGTATTGGAGCACGCGCGCGGCGGTGGCGGAGCAGAGCGTGGGCGCGGCACTGGCGAAGAAGGAGGAACGCGGGAAGGAGATCACGCGTTTGGACGTGCGCCGCGTGGAACTGGCTTCGCGTTTGCAGGAAGCCGAGGGATCCCTGACCCAGCTGGACCGGGAAAAAGCGGATTTGCGCGGGCGTGAATCCGGCCTGCATGCGCAGATCGAAGCCATGCGGGTTCAGATCGAACCGGCCGAAAAAGACCTCGAAATGGCAGAGCAGGAGGAGTTGCGTTTACAGGAGGCGGAAAATAACGTGCAAAGGATCTTTGCCAATACCGAGCGCTCGCATGGACAGTTGCAGCTGGAGCAGACGCGCAAGCACGAAGCATTGGATAACCTGCGCCAGAAGATCACCGATGACTTTGGTCTGGTGATGTTCGACTACGCGGCGGAGGTTTCGGGTCCTGTGCCCCTGCCATTGGACGGCATGGTGGAGCAGCTGCCCGTTGTGACCGAACTTGCGCCTGAGATCGAAGAGCAATTGACCCATTTCCGCGCACAATTGCGCCGCATGGGTCCGATCAACCCGGATGCAAAACAGGAATACGACCAGGAAAAGGAACGCTACGAGTTCATGAAGACCCAGGTGGATGACCTGCACAAAGCCGAAGCGGACTTGAAGCAGGTGGTCGCCGAGCTGGATGAGGTGACCAAACGGGAATTCGTGCGCACCTTCGATGCCGTGGACAAACAGTTCCGCGAGACCTTCGTGCGGCTGTTTGGCGGCGGCTCGGCGCGCCTGGCATTGACCGACCCCGAGAACCTTGTGGAGACGGGCATCGAGATCGAAGCGCGCCTGCCCGGCCGCCGCGAGCAGGGACTGGCCCTGCTCTCCGGCGGGGAACGGAGCCTGACTGCGATTGCATTGGTGTTTGCCTTGCTAAAAGTTTCACCAACGCCTGTGTGTGTGATGGACGAAGTGGATGCAATGTTGGATGAAGCCAATGTAGGTCGTTTTAGAGATTTGCTTGTGGATTTAAGCAAGGATACGCAGTTCATCATCATCACCCACAACCGCAATACCGTGCAGGCCGCGGACGTGATCTACGGCGTGACGATGGGACGCGACTCGGTCAGCCAGATCATCAGCCTGCGCCTCGACCAGGTGACCGACGATATGTTGAAGCGCGGGTAA
- the rnc gene encoding ribonuclease III, whose protein sequence is MISNPSKRDMEPASSLDERLGLSFSDIPLLTRALTHRSYANEHSDAVEDNERLEFLGDAVLDFIVGEWAFNRFPEMQEGDLTKIRSSLVRNERLAVFARRLDLGGALRLGRGEKSSGGHLRDSLLGSAFEALTGALYMDSGIGSVKRFVYPLLEWMKDTVLDEIHDPKSELQEITQSLKLGMPHYRVIATSGPDHARIFEVEVEVAGEVKGRGTGSSKNAAEQAAARDALKHFKS, encoded by the coding sequence GTGATATCCAATCCATCAAAGCGGGATATGGAGCCCGCCTCCAGCCTTGACGAAAGGCTGGGTCTGTCCTTTTCAGACATCCCCCTGCTGACGCGTGCCCTCACACACCGTTCCTATGCCAACGAACATTCCGATGCGGTGGAGGATAACGAACGCCTTGAATTCCTCGGCGACGCCGTGCTCGATTTCATTGTAGGGGAGTGGGCATTCAACCGCTTTCCCGAGATGCAGGAGGGCGACCTGACCAAGATCCGTTCCTCCCTCGTGCGGAACGAACGACTGGCAGTCTTTGCGCGCCGCCTGGATTTGGGCGGCGCCCTTCGCCTGGGACGCGGGGAGAAATCCTCGGGCGGCCATCTTCGCGACAGTTTGCTGGGTTCCGCCTTCGAGGCGCTGACCGGCGCCCTGTACATGGACTCGGGTATCGGGAGCGTGAAGCGATTTGTCTACCCCCTGCTCGAGTGGATGAAGGATACCGTCCTCGACGAGATCCATGATCCCAAAAGCGAGCTGCAGGAGATCACGCAATCGCTGAAACTGGGAATGCCGCATTACCGCGTCATAGCCACCAGCGGACCGGACCACGCCCGCATCTTTGAAGTGGAGGTGGAGGTAGCCGGCGAAGTCAAGGGACGCGGCACGGGTTCGAGCAAGAACGCCGCCGAACAGGCCGCCGCCAGGGATGCGCTGAAACATTTCAAAAGTTAA